The DNA window GGTTATCCGTACCGGAGGCTCGTGTGGGATCGGAAAGACAATGACCGTGCTGGAACTACCGCGGACGGCGGTACTGCCGACAAGCAGCTTGTACACGCCGTGGGCGGGTCCGTACCCGGTCCTGCGGATTACCACGGCTGTTCGGTTCGCGCAGCTCATGCAGTACCTGCGCGGCGATCGGGCGCTGGCCCAGCTGATCCGCTTCGCGCTGGTCGGCGGCTCCAGCAACGTTGCCTACGTCCTGCTGTTCTTCGCAATGCACGGCGTCGGTCCCCTGGTCGCCAATATCGCGGGCTCGATCGTGAGCACCGTGATCGCCAATGAGCTGCACCGTCAGCTCACCTTCCACGCGGCTGGCCGGGTCGGCTGGTTCACCGCACAGTGGGAGGGCGGCGGGCTCGCGCTGGTCGGCCTCGGCGTCACCACTGCCGCGCTGGCCGCACTCGAGGTGTGGACCCCTGGCATGGGCGACGCGTTCCAGGCCACGGCCATCCTCGCCATCACCGCCGCGGTCGGCGGCATGCGCTTCCTCGCTCTTCGGGGCCTTGTCTTCTGAGACGCTCTATAACAGGCCACACGAATCCGCCCCGGTTCTTCGGAACCGGGGCGGAGTTGTCTCTACCCCTTGCGCTCGGCGAGGCGGTCGAGCAGGCGCTTGTGGACGGCGGGCGGGAGCATGTCGGTGACATCGCCGCCGTAGGCCGCGACCTCCTTGACCAAGGAGCTGGACAGGAAGCCGAAGGCCGGGTTGGTCGCGATGAAGAAAGTCTCCACGCCGGAGAGCTTCTTGTTCATCTGGGCCATCTGCAGTTCGTAGCCGAAATCGGTGGCATCACGCAGACCCTTGACGATCGCGTTGATGCCCTCCTGCTTTGCGAAGTCGACGAGCAGGCCCTGCCACGACTCCACCCGCACATTGGGCAGATGTGCGGTGGCCTCGCGCAGCATCTCCATGCGCTCCTCGACGCTGAACATGCCCTGCTTCTTCGGGTTGATCGAGACCGTCACCACGACCTCGTCGAACTGGGCGGCCGCCCGGTTGAAAACGTCGATGTGTCCATTGGTCACCGGGTCGAACGAGCCCGGGCACAACGCTCCTGCCATGGATCAGACGGTATCAGGAGTCCGGATCGCCACCTCGCACCCCGGGATTACTCCGGCGCGAATTCGGCTAGTTCGATGCGGGTTTCACCGTATTTGCGCGACTTCGCCGGGACATAGCCTGCGGGCCAGGCGATCTCGGGTGAGCGGATGGAGCGTTCCACCCCAATGAGCGCGTCGGGCGCGAGCCAGCCGTGCTCGGCGAGCGCGCGCAGATCGGCGGTGACGGCCGCGGTGTCGACGTCATAGGGCGGATCGGAGAAGACGAGGTCGTACTTTCCCGCACCACCCCCGGCCAGGACGCCGGCGACGGCCCCGACGCGGAGTTCGGCGCCGGGCAGCCCGAGATCGGCGATATTGCCGCGCACGATCAGGGCGGCCTTGCGATCGGATTCGATGAGCAGCGCGTGGGCCGCACCGCGCGAGAGCGCCTCCAGGCCGAGCGCGCCGGATCCGGCATAGAGATCGAGCACCCGGAGGCCGTCGAAATCGATCCGCGCGTCGAGCGCGCTGAACAGCGCCTCGCGCACCCGATCGGAGGTGGGCCGGGTGCCCGCGGGCGGGACCCGTAGCCGCCGCCCGCCCGCGGTGCCCGCGACGATACGGGTCATTCGGGCAGATCGTTTTGAGCGACCCGCAAGCGGTCGCTAGCGGCCGACTCGCGCACGGCCAGTTCGACCAGCAGGTCACCGCCTTCGACCTGCTGCACCTTGCCGATGGCGACGCGGCCGACGATGCCGGCGCGGGGTGCGGTGATGGCGGCTTCCATCTTCATCGCCTCGATGGTGCCGATGGTGTCGCCCGCCGCGATCGAATCGCCTTCGGACACAGCCAAAGTCACCACACCGGCGAACGGGGCGGCGATATGGCCCGGATTGTTCTTTTCCGCCTTCTCCGCGGCCGGGATATCGCTGGCGATGGACCGGTCGCGCACCGCGACCGGACGCAGTTGGCCGTTCATGATGCACATGACCGTGCGCATACCGCGCTCGTCGGGTTCGGAGATCGCCTCCAGACCGATGAGCAGGGTGACGCCCTTCTCCAACTGCACGCGGTGTTCCTCGCCGCGGCGCAGACCGTAGAAGAACTGGTTGGCCGACAGGCCGATGGTGTCACCGTACTTCTCCCGATGCGCGACGAATTCGGCTGTCGGGCCGGGGAACAGCAGCCGGTTGAGGGTGGCGCGGCGCTGTTCGGAGGTTCCGTTCAATCCGGCCTCGTCCGCGGCGGTGAGCGGTGTCTCCGGCTTGGCCGGACCACGCCCGGCCAGCGCACGACTGCGGAACGGCTCCGGCCAGCCACCGGCCGGGGTGCCGAGTTCGCCACGCAGGAAACCGATCACCGAGTCCGGGATGTCGTAGCGGCCCGGATCGGTGGCGAAGCTTTCGATGTCTACACCGGTGCCGACCAATGCGAGGGCGAGGTCACCGACCACCTTGGAGGACGGGGTGACCTTGACCAAGCGGCCCAGAAGTCGGTCCGCCGCAGCATATTTCGCTTCCACCTCTTCGAAGCGGTCACCCAAGCCCAGCGCGATCGCTTGCTGGCGCAGGTTCGACAATTGACCGCCGGGAATCTCGTGGGTGTACACCCGGCCCGTCGGTGCGGGCAGCCCGGACTCGAACGGCGCGTACACCTTTCGCAGTGCTTCCCAGTACGGCTCGAGATCGCAGACGTTCTGCAGATTCAGGCCGGTGTCGTATTCGCTGTGCGCCGCCGCCGCGACAATCGCGGAAAGCGCGGGCTGTGAAGTGGTTCCGGCCATCGCCGCGCTCGCACCGTCGACCGCGTCCGCACCGGCCTGCCACGCCGCGAGATAGGTGGCGAGCTGACCAC is part of the Nocardia sp. NBC_00565 genome and encodes:
- a CDS encoding GtrA family protein; amino-acid sequence: MTVLELPRTAVLPTSSLYTPWAGPYPVLRITTAVRFAQLMQYLRGDRALAQLIRFALVGGSSNVAYVLLFFAMHGVGPLVANIAGSIVSTVIANELHRQLTFHAAGRVGWFTAQWEGGGLALVGLGVTTAALAALEVWTPGMGDAFQATAILAITAAVGGMRFLALRGLVF
- the coaD gene encoding pantetheine-phosphate adenylyltransferase, translated to MAGALCPGSFDPVTNGHIDVFNRAAAQFDEVVVTVSINPKKQGMFSVEERMEMLREATAHLPNVRVESWQGLLVDFAKQEGINAIVKGLRDATDFGYELQMAQMNKKLSGVETFFIATNPAFGFLSSSLVKEVAAYGGDVTDMLPPAVHKRLLDRLAERKG
- the rsmD gene encoding 16S rRNA (guanine(966)-N(2))-methyltransferase RsmD — protein: MTRIVAGTAGGRRLRVPPAGTRPTSDRVREALFSALDARIDFDGLRVLDLYAGSGALGLEALSRGAAHALLIESDRKAALIVRGNIADLGLPGAELRVGAVAGVLAGGGAGKYDLVFSDPPYDVDTAAVTADLRALAEHGWLAPDALIGVERSIRSPEIAWPAGYVPAKSRKYGETRIELAEFAPE